A region from the Triticum urartu cultivar G1812 chromosome 1, Tu2.1, whole genome shotgun sequence genome encodes:
- the LOC125538646 gene encoding uncharacterized protein LOC125538646, with protein sequence MSHHLLNNAMHTSPGSNFSGGGGNDIASPNAHVPLRWGQRKRPRSRRAAPGPTPVPKLELTPAKAQTQAVKPMVSSGAREPNLITNMSLPPRALTLSLRSSAEELHNTIGEQQPTLKEKKVMPPPSALGPILSTISPHAATLSLHSSWEEPHTAAVEKQPAAREEKRQPAPKGKPKKQQQPQRQESIKATKEQKGKTPMVEVPPPVEEEGEKAAMARPVVPRVVTQLTHEEKEEDWLAMTGTKLPRFPHRRPEIVQKQVNNICPGEWLWQANRTRYKVKEMKSEKRVDGLKGMATDDEDSDSD encoded by the exons ATGAGCCACCATCTCTTGAACAACGCCATGCACACCTCTCCGGGATCCAACTTCAGTGGCGGTGGCGGCAATGACATCGCCTCACCGAATGCCCATGTGCCGCTTCGGTGGGGCCAAAGGAAGCGCCCGCGTAGCCGCCGCGCGGCGCCTGGACCCACTCCCGTGCCTAAACTGGAGTTGACCCCCGCCAAGGCGCAGACGCAGGCGGTGAAGCCGATGGTGTCGTCAGGCGCTCGCGAGCCCAACCTCATCACCAACATGTCGCTCCCTCCTCGCGCTCTCACCCTTTCTCTCCGCAG CTCCGCGGAGGAGCTTCACAACACCATTGGCGAGCAACAGCCAACGTTGAAGGAGAAGAAGGTGATGCCGCCGCCGAGCGCCCTTGGTCCCATCCTCTCGACCATCTCTCCTCATGCTGCCACCCTCTCGCTCCACAG TTCTTGGGAGGAACCTCACACCGCCGCCGTCGAGAAGCAGCCAGCGGCGAGGGAGGAGAAGCGGCAGCCAGCCCCCAAAGGGAAGCCTaagaagcagcagcagccgcAGCGTCAGGAGTCGATCAAGGCGACAAAGGAGCAGAAAGGGAAAACGCCCATGGTAGAGGTGCCTCCGCCCGTCGAGGAGGAGGGGGAGAAGGCGGCCATGGCGAGGCCGGTGGTGCCGCGGGTCGTCACCCAGCTGACGCACGAGGAGAAAGAGGAGGACTGGCTGGCCATGACGGGCACCAAGCTGCCGCGGTTCCCCCACAGGCGCCCCGAGATAGTCCAGAAGCAAGTCAAC AACATCTGCCCAGGGGAGTGGCTCTGGCAGGCCAACAGGACCAGGTACAAAGTCAAGGAGATGAAGTCCGAGAAG CGCGTGGACGGCTTGAAGGGCATGGCAACGGATGACGAGGACTCCGACTCCGACTGA
- the LOC125533102 gene encoding uncharacterized protein LOC125533102: MAPPRARGPNLRASPSPPPRAGTLWLHGYPGINSDSLPLADDGSGSVILRPVAPMAGPTQSKVERTPLVVADTSCLVPYFPRTSLEHHMIRGRMTSSSVAVASHHPYNINMHTYQGPNVGMAAPATLPAPH, encoded by the exons ATGGCGCCGCCGCGCGCCCGCGGTCCCAACCTCAGAGCATCCCCATCGCCTCCTCCTCGCGCCGGCACCCTCTGGCTCCACGG GTACCCGGGAATCAACTCGGATTCCCTCCCTCTCGCTGATGACGGCAGTGGCAGCGTGATCCTTAGGCCAGTGGCACCGATGGCGGGCCCCACACAGAGCAAGGTCGAGCGCACCCCGCTCGTAGTCGCTGACACCTCATGCCTTGTGCCGTACTTTCCCCGCACCTCGCTGGAGCACCACATGATACGTGGGCGCATGACATCCTCATCCGTTGCCGTCGCGAGCCACCATCCCTACAATATCAACATGCACACATATCAGGGACCCAACGTTGGTATGGCGGCGCCAGCGACATTGCCCGCACCTCACTGA
- the LOC125533103 gene encoding uncharacterized protein LOC125533103 — MRGSSSVASSPSPAQTDVNSMTRSQRINPDSLADGGSSGASKNPAAPAPAPKPSKEERAPDVVVGTSRLAPYFPRTSLENRPASSSAALLSHLRYNVAMDTSHSQGPNLGSGGGSGIALSDYPLPLQWWGHGKRSRSRRQAPVPEPELTRAEVRR; from the exons ATGCGAGGGTCCTCCTCAGTCGCGTCTTCGCCCAGCCCCGCCCAAACGGACGTGAATAGCATGACGAG GTCCCAGAGAATCAACCCGGATTCCCTCGCTGATGGCGGCAGCAGCGGCGCAAGCAAGAACCCagcggcgccggcgccggccccCAAACCGAGCAAGGAGGAGCGCGCCCCGGATGTCGTCGTCGGCACCTCACGCCTCGCGCCCTACTTCCCCCGCACCTCGCTGGAGAATCGTCCGGCGTCCTCATCCGCTGCCCTCCTGAGCCACCTTCGCTACAACGTCGCCATGGACACGTCCCACTCCCAGGGACCCAACCTCGGCAGTGGCGGTGGCAGCGGCATCGCCTTGTCGGACTATCCCTTGCCGCTCCAGTGGTGGGGCCACGGGAAGCGCTCGCGCAGCCGTCGCCAGGCGCCGGTGCCCGAACCCGAGCTGACGCGCGCCGAGGTGCGCCGTTGA